In Chitinophaga nivalis, a single genomic region encodes these proteins:
- a CDS encoding Lrp/AsnC family transcriptional regulator: protein MAEKIDLMDTRILNLLQQDASLGIKEIAAQIGLSPSPTHERIKRLKREGIIEKYVALVNREKTGKQLLVLCTVTLKQQSVETLQQFEEAIIRFKEVLEVMCIAGSHDYLLKVVVNDVNDYHTFVMTHLSSIPNISNLSSNFVLKEIKRETALEL, encoded by the coding sequence ATGGCAGAAAAAATAGATTTAATGGATACCCGCATCCTCAATCTGTTACAACAGGATGCTTCTCTGGGCATTAAGGAAATTGCCGCACAGATCGGACTCAGTCCCTCTCCCACGCATGAACGCATTAAACGGCTCAAACGGGAAGGCATTATTGAGAAATATGTGGCTCTGGTGAACCGCGAGAAAACGGGCAAACAACTGCTCGTACTTTGTACCGTTACCCTCAAGCAACAGTCGGTAGAAACGCTCCAGCAATTTGAAGAGGCGATTATCCGGTTCAAGGAAGTACTGGAAGTGATGTGTATTGCAGGCAGTCATGACTACCTGCTTAAAGTGGTGGTAAATGATGTGAATGACTACCACACCTTTGTGATGACACACCTGTCTTCCATTCCCAACATCTCCAATCTGAGCAGCAATTTTGTGCTGAAAGAAATCAAACGGGAAACAGCCTTGGAATTATAG
- a CDS encoding LytR/AlgR family response regulator transcription factor, protein MKVVIFEDEPHNSERLIQLLLKCNPTIEVVAIIASVSEGVQWLAKQEPVDLMMMDIQLSDGNCFELFKQAKVKTPIIFTTAYDSFALQAFKVNSIDYLMKPIDAKELQSALKKYEELKPVSNHSIDIARIAEEFLKRDSTRFIGRLNNQLTYVKAKDIAYLHFVKGITYAATNSNQKMPLDYSLDQIEKLLDRNVFFRINRQFIVHIDAIKKITTYYNSRLILQLNPHVDTDVIISRERVSDFKNWLEGKELDR, encoded by the coding sequence ATGAAAGTAGTCATTTTTGAAGATGAACCGCATAATTCAGAACGGTTAATACAGTTGTTGCTGAAATGTAATCCAACGATTGAGGTAGTGGCGATCATTGCTTCGGTATCGGAAGGCGTACAGTGGCTGGCCAAACAGGAACCGGTAGACCTCATGATGATGGACATCCAGTTATCTGACGGCAACTGCTTTGAATTATTCAAACAGGCAAAAGTAAAAACACCGATCATCTTCACCACTGCCTATGATAGTTTTGCCTTGCAGGCTTTTAAAGTGAATAGCATCGATTATTTAATGAAACCTATTGACGCAAAAGAGCTGCAAAGTGCGCTGAAAAAATATGAAGAATTAAAGCCGGTATCCAATCATAGTATTGATATTGCCCGCATTGCGGAGGAGTTCCTGAAAAGAGACAGTACCCGTTTTATTGGCCGGCTGAATAACCAGCTGACCTATGTCAAAGCAAAAGATATTGCTTACCTGCATTTCGTGAAAGGCATCACTTATGCCGCCACTAACAGTAATCAGAAAATGCCGCTGGACTATTCACTGGACCAGATCGAAAAGCTGCTGGACAGGAATGTATTTTTCCGCATCAACCGGCAGTTTATTGTGCATATCGATGCCATTAAAAAAATCACAACGTATTATAATAGCCGATTAATCCTTCAATTAAATCCTCATGTTGATACTGATGTTATTATTAGCCGCGAGAGAGTATCTGATTTCAAAAACTGGCTGGAAGGGAAAGAGCTGGACCGCTAA
- a CDS encoding sensor histidine kinase codes for MVTEKKAESRYDFFIDGNLFGSKTIRYVSRILILYIFSAIFRSFDLSFIDSVRGSIIRSQAFSLCYVVFGLLVWEGAVWLARSVEKWIGKEQASIRLLVLCSTLVIYGGLAAFTFGLLYAVMDIWLFNRYEAWISFREVSYNMNFGLFMFYLLILTFNGIIFYYKGWKEYQIKTERLMRENIQAKYDALRNQIDPHFFFNSLSVLTNLVYKSADLSAEYITQLAKIYRYILDKKFDNLVTIETELDFLDSYLFLIGIRHPDSIRFVAEVEEKVKDRGMIPPATLQMLVENAIKHNRFSTNEPLLIKVKSEGGFLLVSNPLRKKTIPEISSGIGLDNIRKRYELASNMSIEVQDTDEVFVVKIPIITQ; via the coding sequence ATGGTAACAGAAAAGAAAGCGGAAAGCAGGTATGATTTTTTTATTGATGGCAATTTATTTGGCAGCAAGACGATCCGGTATGTATCCCGGATATTGATCCTCTATATCTTCAGTGCAATATTCCGGTCGTTTGATCTTTCCTTTATAGATAGTGTACGTGGATCTATCATCCGGTCGCAGGCATTCAGCCTGTGTTATGTGGTGTTTGGTTTGCTGGTCTGGGAGGGCGCTGTATGGCTGGCCCGTAGTGTGGAAAAGTGGATCGGGAAGGAACAGGCCTCTATCCGGCTGCTGGTACTATGCAGTACACTGGTAATATACGGTGGCCTGGCAGCATTTACCTTTGGGTTGCTGTATGCCGTTATGGACATCTGGTTGTTTAACCGGTATGAAGCCTGGATCAGTTTCCGGGAGGTGAGTTATAATATGAACTTCGGCCTCTTTATGTTTTATCTGCTGATCCTGACCTTCAACGGCATCATCTTTTATTACAAGGGATGGAAAGAATACCAGATAAAAACAGAACGGCTGATGCGGGAAAATATACAGGCCAAATATGATGCGCTGCGTAATCAGATCGATCCGCATTTCTTTTTTAATTCCCTGAGTGTATTAACCAATCTGGTGTATAAAAGTGCAGATCTTTCTGCCGAATACATCACCCAGCTGGCCAAGATTTACAGGTATATCCTCGATAAAAAATTTGATAACCTGGTAACGATAGAAACGGAACTGGACTTCCTGGATTCCTATCTTTTTCTGATTGGTATCCGGCATCCGGACAGTATCCGGTTTGTAGCGGAGGTAGAAGAAAAAGTAAAAGACAGGGGTATGATTCCGCCGGCTACCTTACAGATGCTGGTAGAAAATGCAATTAAACACAATCGTTTTTCTACCAATGAACCCTTGTTGATTAAAGTGAAAAGTGAGGGCGGATTTTTACTGGTCTCCAATCCGCTGCGGAAGAAAACCATTCCGGAAATATCTTCCGGCATCGGCCTGGATAATATCCGCAAACGATACGAGCTGGCCAGTAATATGAGTATTGAAGTGCAGGATACAGATGAGGTATTTGTTGTTAAAATTCCAATTATCACACAATAA
- a CDS encoding NAD-dependent epimerase/dehydratase family protein, translating to MKKILVTGANGFLGSNLTRELYRLGYDVRILVRRGADLTGVTDIPCEVFFGNIDNKADVMLAVTGCQAVVHTAAITDQWAISFEAYERINYIGTQYIVEACLEQRTEKLIYVSTANTMAPGSKAQPGNELNGFTLFHANSGYINTKYLAQQYVLEQVERKQLPAVIVNPTFMIGPNDIKPSSGKLLLYGLHKKVLFYPPGGKNFVYINDVCQGIVNALDNGKVGDCYLLAGDNLSYKEFFQLLGKVAKESRLMIRIPVWVLKLAGLLGSLKERMGGRSGKLNYTAAYLICLDNYYTGKKSVRELKVTYTPMEDAVRKALTWFKEHNYC from the coding sequence ATGAAAAAAATTCTGGTAACAGGCGCCAATGGTTTCCTGGGCTCCAATCTTACAAGAGAATTGTATCGCCTGGGATATGATGTGCGGATATTGGTCAGGCGGGGTGCAGATCTCACCGGTGTAACCGATATTCCCTGTGAAGTATTTTTCGGTAACATCGATAACAAAGCCGATGTGATGCTGGCAGTAACCGGTTGTCAGGCTGTAGTGCATACGGCGGCCATCACCGATCAGTGGGCGATTTCTTTTGAAGCCTATGAAAGAATTAATTATATCGGCACACAGTATATTGTGGAGGCTTGCCTGGAACAGCGTACAGAGAAGCTGATTTATGTTAGCACGGCCAATACCATGGCCCCTGGGAGCAAAGCACAGCCGGGCAATGAGCTGAACGGATTTACCTTGTTCCATGCCAATTCCGGTTATATCAATACCAAATACCTCGCCCAGCAATATGTACTGGAACAGGTAGAAAGGAAACAATTGCCTGCTGTAATTGTTAATCCTACCTTTATGATCGGCCCCAATGATATAAAACCCAGTTCAGGTAAACTGCTCTTGTATGGGCTGCATAAAAAGGTATTGTTTTATCCGCCGGGAGGAAAGAATTTTGTTTATATTAATGACGTTTGTCAGGGAATTGTGAATGCATTGGACAACGGAAAGGTAGGCGATTGTTATTTGCTTGCCGGTGATAACCTGAGTTACAAAGAGTTTTTTCAATTGTTGGGAAAGGTGGCAAAAGAATCCCGGTTGATGATCCGGATACCGGTATGGGTATTGAAGCTGGCAGGATTGCTGGGATCCCTGAAAGAAAGGATGGGCGGCCGTTCCGGTAAACTCAACTACACAGCTGCGTATTTGATTTGTCTGGATAATTATTACACCGGCAAAAAATCGGTGCGCGAACTGAAAGTCACTTATACACCCATGGAAGATGCGGTCAGAAAAGCGCTCACGTGGTTTAAAGAGCACAATTACTGCTAA
- a CDS encoding SDR family NAD(P)-dependent oxidoreductase: MSELHYTLITGASSGLGREFAIQVAKAGRNIILIALPGGATRLLARSLVAECGVDVKVFEFDLTDSIELRYHINYIIQHYRIDFLINNAGVGGTSAMINTSLERIDQIIQLNVRSMALLTHLLIPHLLKNERSYIMNISSMAAFTPIAYKTVYPASKAFISSFSLGLREELAGTGLSVSVVYPGPIMTNSNTTRRVISQGRKGKIGLLSTTRIASIALRRTLQQQPTIIPGFMNRLNHLLMGILPMRLKLRIVSREVKKEIPYTFSV, translated from the coding sequence ATGAGCGAGTTGCATTATACATTGATTACGGGCGCCAGCTCCGGTCTGGGAAGAGAGTTTGCCATTCAGGTGGCGAAGGCCGGCCGCAATATTATCCTGATTGCCTTGCCGGGGGGCGCTACCCGTTTGCTGGCCAGAAGCCTGGTAGCAGAATGTGGCGTGGATGTAAAGGTATTTGAGTTTGATCTTACCGACAGTATTGAACTGCGGTATCACATTAACTATATTATACAGCATTACCGGATAGATTTTCTGATCAATAATGCCGGCGTAGGCGGTACATCTGCCATGATCAATACTTCGCTGGAACGTATTGATCAGATCATCCAGCTGAATGTGCGGAGTATGGCATTACTCACGCACCTGCTGATACCGCATCTGCTGAAAAATGAGCGGAGCTATATTATGAATATCTCCAGTATGGCTGCTTTCACGCCTATTGCCTATAAAACAGTATACCCTGCATCCAAGGCATTCATTTCCTCCTTTTCACTGGGATTACGCGAAGAACTGGCCGGTACGGGGTTATCGGTGAGTGTCGTGTACCCGGGGCCTATTATGACCAATTCCAATACCACCCGCCGGGTGATCAGTCAGGGACGAAAAGGGAAAATAGGTTTGTTGTCTACCACCCGTATCGCCAGTATTGCGCTCCGGAGAACATTGCAGCAGCAGCCGACTATTATCCCCGGATTTATGAACCGGTTAAACCATTTGCTGATGGGCATTTTGCCGATGCGGCTGAAACTGCGCATTGTATCGCGGGAGGTGAAAAAAGAGATTCCCTATACGTTTTCTGTTTAA
- a CDS encoding START domain-containing protein, translating to MKKWMVLFYLLCIGLPVVYAHQAGEDIFRLVKKDAIISLYERWIPAASGEQVREIKAVFSVKADVDGVTRLLTNQRQGTVWNTNAKEYQVLQWENTDNWITYTKYGIPWPFGDQDCCLLYHLYKQPQHTRAGEITFESTLHNRFPVSGSITRITGTRGKWLMEDEGNGAMRITYIISTNRSKKIPRWVSDPIVRNNLFATMTTFRNILEKQSL from the coding sequence ATGAAAAAATGGATGGTATTATTTTATCTGTTATGCATCGGTCTCCCGGTAGTATATGCGCATCAGGCCGGGGAAGATATCTTCCGGCTGGTAAAAAAGGATGCGATCATTTCCCTGTATGAAAGATGGATCCCTGCTGCATCCGGAGAGCAGGTACGGGAAATAAAAGCCGTCTTTTCCGTGAAGGCAGATGTAGATGGCGTAACCAGATTACTCACCAATCAGCGCCAGGGCACCGTATGGAACACCAATGCCAAAGAATACCAGGTACTGCAGTGGGAAAATACGGATAACTGGATCACCTATACGAAGTATGGGATACCCTGGCCTTTCGGCGATCAGGACTGCTGTTTGTTATATCATCTGTATAAACAACCGCAGCATACCCGTGCCGGTGAGATTACTTTTGAAAGCACCCTGCATAACCGGTTCCCGGTTTCCGGCAGTATCACCCGCATTACAGGTACCAGAGGTAAATGGCTGATGGAAGACGAAGGGAATGGCGCCATGCGGATTACCTATATCATCTCTACCAACCGCAGCAAAAAAATTCCCCGCTGGGTGTCAGACCCGATTGTACGGAATAACCTTTTTGCTACGATGACGACTTTCCGAAATATTTTAGAAAAACAAAGTTTATGA
- a CDS encoding sterol desaturase family protein translates to MGSEKIHNKGQARLFKSRYLEALTKTHPLIIFGIYLPIIAYMLYYSHTTLLYAYWRIALTYAGAVFFWSFFEYIAHRYVFHWVGEKPALRRMAYTLHGNHHHYPRDKQRLFMPPVPSLIISGFLFALFYSVMRHNAFVFFPGFISGYLAYGSMHYAIHAWAPPFPWMKPLWRNHHLHHYKDETKGFGVSSTLWDIVFGTLFNLEKEKEDQAAVQQLMFEQ, encoded by the coding sequence ATGGGAAGCGAGAAAATACATAACAAGGGACAAGCCCGGCTTTTTAAAAGCCGGTACCTGGAGGCACTGACCAAAACGCATCCGTTAATTATTTTCGGCATCTACCTGCCAATCATTGCGTACATGCTCTATTACAGCCATACAACCTTACTGTATGCTTACTGGCGTATCGCGCTCACTTATGCCGGCGCTGTTTTTTTCTGGTCTTTTTTTGAGTATATCGCACACCGCTATGTTTTTCACTGGGTGGGCGAAAAGCCGGCCCTGCGGCGGATGGCATATACCCTGCATGGGAATCATCATCATTATCCGCGAGACAAACAGCGGTTGTTTATGCCGCCGGTACCCAGCCTGATTATTTCCGGATTTTTATTCGCCCTTTTTTATAGTGTGATGCGGCACAATGCCTTTGTGTTTTTTCCGGGCTTTATTTCCGGCTACCTGGCATATGGCAGTATGCATTATGCCATTCATGCCTGGGCGCCGCCTTTCCCGTGGATGAAGCCCCTGTGGCGGAATCATCATCTGCATCATTATAAAGATGAAACAAAGGGCTTCGGGGTAAGTTCTACTTTATGGGATATCGTATTTGGTACGTTGTTCAACCTGGAAAAAGAAAAGGAAGATCAGGCTGCCGTGCAGCAACTGATGTTTGAACAATAA
- a CDS encoding zinc ribbon domain-containing protein — MFIIYGRKIANIKTDTNQAHDCKSCHDFDLEIKVYREYFHVFFLPVFPIGCKEVKIRCNNCGEPKWIASLQQQYEKSVRTPFYLYTWLIMLAGLVVFAIVANLNTQKEKAQFVADPHVGDVYTIQQDEKGVTNYYFLKVSKMNGDTIWTYHSNLVYTRYVSRFSEDDFFVKQEEIRLTKKELKEMLDKDEINGVDRDYGIDEGFNRVQ; from the coding sequence ATGTTTATCATTTACGGTAGAAAGATAGCCAACATTAAAACAGATACCAACCAGGCGCATGATTGTAAAAGTTGCCATGATTTTGATCTGGAGATTAAAGTATATCGGGAATACTTCCATGTATTCTTCTTGCCGGTTTTTCCCATCGGCTGTAAGGAAGTAAAAATACGTTGTAATAATTGTGGAGAGCCCAAATGGATAGCCAGCCTGCAACAACAGTATGAAAAGTCGGTCAGAACCCCATTCTACCTGTATACATGGTTGATAATGCTGGCTGGATTAGTTGTTTTTGCAATTGTCGCGAATCTTAATACACAAAAAGAAAAAGCACAGTTTGTGGCAGACCCGCATGTAGGGGATGTCTACACCATTCAACAGGATGAAAAAGGAGTGACAAATTATTATTTTCTGAAAGTAAGTAAGATGAATGGGGATACTATTTGGACTTATCACAGTAACCTGGTATATACCCGTTATGTAAGCCGGTTTAGTGAGGACGATTTTTTTGTGAAGCAGGAGGAAATCAGGTTGACAAAAAAAGAGTTGAAAGAAATGTTGGATAAAGATGAGATCAATGGGGTGGATCGTGATTATGGTATAGATGAGGGCTTTAACCGGGTACAGTAA
- a CDS encoding aminotransferase class V-fold PLP-dependent enzyme yields MDIHQIRQDTIGLQGKLFMNSAGSSLMPKPVMAAMTNYLQEEEVWGGYEVSDKRQADIGAFYTEVANLLNTRPANIAFTYNATDAYARALSAVPFRQGDVILTTEDDYISNQIAFLALQKRFGIQLVRGTTLPNGDLDLDHFEKLVQQHRPVLVSMTHIPTNSGLVQPAEAVGKICRQYNCWYLLDACQSVGQLVVDVQAIGCDFLATTGRKFLRGPRGTGFLYVSDRVLSEGLEPLFIDMRGADWTNVNEYTIQATARRFEMWEFSYASVVGLKEAVKYANTVGIPAIYDRNQFLLQQLRRGLEIIPGMQLLDKGSQRGNILTFRLEGLDLEATKAKLQQGQIMFSVTGKSSSLIDFTKKGVDWAIRLSPHYFNTPEEIAAVCDILSR; encoded by the coding sequence ATGGACATTCATCAGATCAGACAGGACACAATAGGGCTGCAGGGAAAATTATTCATGAACAGTGCAGGATCTTCCCTGATGCCGAAACCGGTAATGGCGGCTATGACCAACTATTTACAGGAAGAGGAAGTGTGGGGCGGTTATGAGGTGTCGGATAAACGGCAGGCGGATATAGGCGCTTTTTATACGGAAGTGGCCAACTTGCTCAACACCCGGCCGGCCAATATTGCCTTCACCTATAATGCCACGGATGCCTATGCCAGGGCTTTATCAGCCGTTCCTTTCCGGCAGGGCGATGTGATACTGACCACGGAGGATGATTATATCTCCAACCAGATTGCATTTCTGGCATTGCAGAAACGCTTCGGCATACAGCTGGTGAGAGGTACCACCTTGCCTAATGGCGACCTCGATCTGGATCATTTCGAAAAACTGGTGCAACAACACCGCCCCGTACTGGTGTCGATGACACATATCCCTACCAACTCCGGACTGGTACAGCCTGCAGAAGCAGTGGGGAAAATATGCCGCCAGTATAACTGCTGGTACCTGCTGGATGCCTGTCAGTCGGTAGGACAGCTGGTCGTGGATGTACAGGCCATTGGCTGCGATTTCCTGGCTACTACGGGCCGGAAGTTTTTGAGAGGTCCGCGGGGCACCGGTTTCCTGTATGTATCTGACCGCGTATTATCCGAAGGACTGGAACCCCTGTTCATTGATATGCGGGGCGCTGACTGGACTAACGTAAATGAGTATACGATTCAGGCTACGGCCCGGCGTTTTGAAATGTGGGAATTCTCCTATGCTTCGGTAGTAGGGCTGAAAGAAGCCGTGAAGTACGCGAATACAGTTGGCATACCAGCTATTTATGACCGCAACCAGTTTCTGTTGCAACAGCTGCGCAGAGGCCTGGAAATCATTCCGGGTATGCAGTTGCTGGACAAAGGCTCGCAGCGGGGTAATATCCTGACGTTCCGCCTGGAAGGACTGGACCTGGAAGCCACCAAAGCAAAACTGCAACAGGGACAGATTATGTTTTCTGTAACAGGCAAAAGCTCATCCCTCATCGACTTCACCAAAAAAGGCGTGGATTGGGCCATCCGGCTTTCGCCGCATTACTTCAATACCCCGGAAGAAATTGCGGCGGTATGTGATATCCTCTCACGTTAA
- a CDS encoding GNAT family N-acetyltransferase: MPTAPTPFPLLSTDRLDLIEIKDTHAADLLRLFTNPEVTAFYNVVPLHTTADTLRIIGMFRERQREEAAIRWGIALKGQQEMIGTIGFNSYTKGRKGVIVYALEPAYWGKGFITEALTAVLAYGFHTLAVNRIEAEVMPGNVASEKVLEKSGFLHEGLLRQWLYWEGKWYNINMYALLQADFSTRHTA; encoded by the coding sequence ATGCCGACAGCACCTACCCCTTTCCCGTTATTAAGTACAGACAGGCTGGATCTCATCGAAATAAAAGATACGCATGCCGCCGACCTGCTTCGTTTGTTCACGAATCCGGAGGTGACTGCTTTTTATAATGTGGTACCGCTGCATACCACTGCCGATACGTTACGGATTATTGGCATGTTCCGGGAACGGCAACGGGAAGAAGCCGCGATACGCTGGGGAATTGCATTAAAGGGCCAACAGGAAATGATTGGTACCATTGGCTTCAATAGTTATACAAAAGGACGCAAAGGAGTAATCGTATATGCATTGGAGCCTGCCTACTGGGGAAAAGGATTCATTACGGAAGCGCTGACAGCCGTCCTGGCATATGGGTTTCATACGCTGGCAGTAAACCGGATAGAAGCAGAGGTGATGCCGGGTAATGTGGCCTCCGAAAAGGTGCTGGAAAAAAGCGGATTCCTGCACGAAGGGCTGCTGCGGCAATGGTTGTACTGGGAAGGGAAATGGTATAACATCAACATGTACGCCCTGTTGCAGGCAGATTTTTCCACACGCCACACAGCATAA
- a CDS encoding sulfatase-like hydrolase/transferase: MRKIIRRMPAVAGILLGLSAQAQLSPAAPTVKKPNIIFILTDDLGFGDIGVFFQQQRQRQHDKSEPWQLSPHIDSMAAGGAILTQSYCNAPVCAPSRASLLSGVHQGHAQVRDNQFDKALEANYNIANVLQSTGYTTAVIGKWGLQGDGEGPDWPAHPLNRGFDYFYGYMRHADGHEHYPKEGKYRGAKQVWENRTEVAAGLDKCYTGDLWTAAAKNWIIRQQQQPAAKPFMLYLAYDLPHAVLELPAQAYPAGGGLTGGVQWEGKPGRMINTAGGTIDSWVHPDYATATWDHDKNPATPEVPWPDTYKRYATINRRLDDAVGDLLQLLKDLHIGDNTLVVFTSDNGPSIESYLPAGYAPNSPEFFKSFGPFDGIKRDCWEGGVRMPVVVSWPGHIAVGKTISTPNNFSDWLPTFLAAAGTPPPVRTDGVSLLPALTGHGTQQASNIYVEYAFEGRSPGFSSLEPARRNRVRNQMQLLRIGDHVGVRYDIKTAADDFEIYDIVKDPKETTNLAANGGMAALQAQLKAKVLQGRMPDSTAPRPYDTAGVPAVAVSHPVKGVRWKTYAGQYPWIPATGALTPALTGHASRMAKEQLHAKQTLCYEGYLHIPADGRYTFYVQAAAGAFLRIHDAAVIDADYGYTPGTVKQGAMHLKKGLHPFRLYYKQTTARKPVSSLQWSGPGIPRQDIPATVFYQEP, from the coding sequence ATGAGAAAAATAATCCGTCGTATGCCGGCAGTAGCGGGTATACTGTTAGGGCTGTCTGCACAGGCGCAGTTATCTCCTGCCGCGCCAACGGTGAAAAAGCCGAACATTATTTTCATACTTACAGATGACCTGGGATTCGGGGATATTGGTGTCTTTTTTCAGCAACAACGGCAACGGCAGCACGATAAAAGTGAACCCTGGCAACTGAGTCCGCATATAGACAGCATGGCTGCCGGCGGCGCCATCCTCACCCAGAGTTATTGTAATGCGCCTGTATGCGCGCCTTCCCGGGCTTCCTTGTTGTCTGGCGTACACCAGGGCCATGCCCAGGTAAGAGATAACCAGTTTGATAAAGCGCTGGAAGCAAATTATAACATCGCCAATGTACTGCAGTCTACCGGCTATACGACCGCTGTTATTGGTAAGTGGGGCCTGCAGGGAGACGGGGAAGGACCCGACTGGCCTGCACATCCGCTCAACAGGGGCTTCGACTATTTTTATGGATATATGCGCCATGCAGATGGGCATGAACACTATCCCAAAGAAGGTAAATACAGAGGCGCCAAACAGGTATGGGAAAACCGTACGGAAGTGGCAGCCGGACTGGATAAATGTTATACAGGCGATCTGTGGACCGCCGCCGCCAAAAACTGGATCATCCGCCAGCAGCAGCAACCAGCCGCCAAACCGTTTATGCTATACCTGGCCTACGACCTGCCGCATGCCGTACTGGAACTGCCGGCACAGGCTTATCCGGCCGGCGGAGGACTTACTGGTGGCGTACAATGGGAGGGCAAACCGGGCCGGATGATCAATACTGCCGGCGGTACGATCGATAGCTGGGTACATCCAGACTATGCTACCGCTACCTGGGATCATGATAAAAATCCGGCAACGCCGGAAGTGCCCTGGCCGGATACCTATAAAAGATATGCTACCATCAACCGCCGCCTCGACGATGCAGTAGGGGATCTGCTGCAGCTGCTGAAAGACCTGCATATCGGGGATAATACCCTGGTGGTATTTACCTCCGATAATGGCCCTTCCATAGAATCGTATCTGCCGGCGGGTTATGCCCCCAACTCACCGGAGTTCTTCAAAAGCTTTGGTCCTTTCGACGGTATCAAACGCGATTGCTGGGAAGGCGGTGTACGTATGCCCGTAGTCGTTAGCTGGCCGGGACACATTGCAGTGGGTAAGACAATATCAACGCCCAACAATTTTTCCGACTGGCTGCCCACCTTCCTGGCCGCCGCCGGTACGCCGCCACCGGTGCGTACAGACGGCGTTTCCCTGTTGCCGGCATTAACCGGCCACGGCACGCAGCAAGCCAGTAATATATACGTGGAGTATGCCTTCGAGGGCCGCAGCCCCGGTTTCAGCAGCCTGGAGCCGGCCCGTCGCAACCGTGTTCGTAATCAGATGCAGCTGCTGCGTATCGGCGATCATGTAGGCGTAAGATATGATATCAAAACGGCAGCAGATGATTTTGAAATTTATGACATCGTAAAAGATCCGAAAGAAACCACCAACCTGGCCGCCAATGGTGGCATGGCTGCTTTGCAGGCACAGTTGAAGGCTAAGGTGCTGCAAGGCAGGATGCCCGACAGCACCGCCCCGCGGCCTTATGATACGGCGGGGGTACCGGCGGTAGCAGTCAGCCATCCGGTGAAAGGTGTCCGCTGGAAAACATATGCCGGGCAATACCCCTGGATTCCGGCCACGGGTGCACTGACGCCGGCGCTTACCGGCCACGCCTCCCGGATGGCAAAGGAGCAGTTGCATGCTAAACAAACCCTTTGTTATGAAGGCTACCTGCATATCCCGGCGGATGGCAGGTATACTTTTTATGTGCAGGCGGCGGCAGGCGCTTTCCTGCGTATACATGATGCAGCGGTCATAGATGCCGACTATGGCTATACACCAGGAACGGTGAAACAAGGCGCCATGCACCTGAAAAAAGGATTACACCCTTTCCGGCTGTATTATAAACAAACCACTGCCCGGAAACCGGTGAGCAGTTTGCAATGGAGTGGCCCGGGTATCCCGCGGCAAGATATCCCGGCAACGGTTTTTTATCAGGAACCATAA